Proteins found in one Nitrosopumilus maritimus SCM1 genomic segment:
- a CDS encoding chromosome segregation protein ScpA, whose product MSESPTPNSISQEPVNILFSPQSVVKKDVWEIDLIQILNLLIKILEKSGKKDLKVAGMAALSSSLIYRMKVESIFALQRAAMQKKPMHQRTDVDIDLIDMPYRHESTYPVSLDDLLGLLQNLIGTIANPQSRRNRQVEIEPIEAPDFQEYFISLESIIGKYEDLVMKKIANTGHGLLQDIIAELDPVDSIRCFFAILFLARDQKVDLEQVEDDIKITAIKEELTN is encoded by the coding sequence GTGAGTGAGTCACCTACACCCAACAGTATTTCTCAAGAACCAGTAAACATTCTATTTAGTCCTCAGTCAGTTGTCAAAAAAGACGTCTGGGAGATTGATTTAATCCAAATTTTGAATTTATTGATAAAAATTCTTGAAAAATCAGGTAAGAAAGACCTCAAAGTAGCAGGAATGGCTGCATTGTCATCTTCATTAATTTATAGAATGAAAGTAGAAAGTATTTTCGCATTACAACGAGCAGCAATGCAGAAAAAACCAATGCATCAAAGGACAGATGTTGATATTGATTTAATTGATATGCCATACAGACATGAATCTACATATCCAGTTTCACTAGACGATTTGTTAGGATTGCTTCAAAACCTTATTGGAACAATTGCAAATCCTCAATCAAGAAGAAATAGACAAGTAGAGATAGAACCAATTGAAGCACCAGACTTTCAGGAGTACTTCATTTCACTTGAAAGTATTATTGGAAAGTATGAAGACTTGGTTATGAAGAAAATTGCTAATACAGGTCATGGATTACTACAAGATATCATTGCAGAATTAGATCCAGTTGATTCAATTAGATGTTTCTTTGCAATATTGTTTTTGGCAAGAGACCAAAAAGTAGATTTGGAACAAGTTGAAGACGATATCAAAATCACAGCCATAAAAGAAGAATTAACAAACTGA
- a CDS encoding aldo/keto reductase, which produces MKYKKLGKSGIEVSEIGFGAWSIALDWWGKKVEEDEAKRMLKKAYDLGINYFETADMYGKGKSERLIGEVFKGMRDEVVISTKYGYDFSDVEQIGHAELPQDYSPEYTRKAVDACLERLQTDYLDSLGLHNPKLHHVRNDETFNTIDELMDEGKIRAAQVALGPAIGWTQEGLEAMDRKSVSSIQTVYNILEQTPGNELIQKAEQQDVGILVRVPDASGILTGKVKADTVIPANDHRKDRKVEWRKSALEKVEQFRPIAERNGLNITEFAIKFILSKNKIASVLPTVVSEEEIEMFAAISDGKYLSSSDMKEIDDLYNTWPEYELKATPQVN; this is translated from the coding sequence ATGAAATACAAAAAACTAGGCAAAAGTGGAATCGAAGTTTCAGAGATAGGTTTTGGTGCATGGAGTATTGCATTAGATTGGTGGGGAAAGAAAGTTGAAGAAGATGAAGCAAAAAGAATGCTAAAAAAAGCATATGATTTGGGAATTAATTATTTTGAAACAGCAGACATGTATGGTAAAGGGAAAAGTGAGAGACTAATTGGTGAAGTATTCAAAGGAATGAGAGATGAGGTAGTAATTTCAACAAAATATGGTTACGATTTTTCAGATGTTGAACAAATTGGACATGCAGAATTACCACAGGACTACAGTCCAGAATATACAAGAAAAGCAGTTGATGCATGTTTAGAAAGATTACAAACAGACTATCTTGATTCATTAGGATTGCATAATCCAAAATTACATCATGTTAGAAATGATGAAACCTTTAACACCATTGATGAATTAATGGATGAAGGAAAAATCAGAGCAGCCCAAGTTGCACTTGGTCCAGCAATTGGATGGACTCAAGAAGGACTAGAAGCAATGGATAGAAAAAGTGTATCATCAATTCAAACAGTTTACAATATTTTAGAACAAACTCCAGGTAATGAGTTAATTCAGAAAGCAGAGCAACAAGACGTAGGAATTCTTGTTAGAGTTCCAGACGCATCAGGGATTTTAACTGGAAAAGTAAAGGCAGATACAGTAATTCCAGCAAATGACCACAGAAAAGATAGAAAAGTAGAATGGAGAAAATCAGCACTAGAAAAAGTAGAACAATTCAGACCAATTGCAGAAAGAAACGGATTAAACATTACAGAATTTGCAATTAAATTCATCTTGTCAAAAAACAAAATTGCATCAGTATTACCAACTGTTGTAAGTGAAGAAGAGATTGAAATGTTTGCAGCAATTTCTGATGGAAAATATTTGAGTTCTTCAGATATGAAAGAAATTGATGACTTGTACAACACATGGCCTGAATACGAACTAAAGGCAACACCACAAGTAAACTAG
- a CDS encoding precorrin-2 dehydrogenase/sirohydrochlorin ferrochelatase family protein, whose product MIVDLNLQGKSVIVIGGGNEAQKRINSLIKEKCNIIVISNKVTPQISRLVKSKKIQLKKQNIQDTKFISKLKPDIIITTTDDKKLNQKIINIGKKKKIITYSSDNPDESDFSNPAIIDFEKMIQIAIFTGGRSPAMSKKLKRKSEELFRKIITKEDIGQIKIQKIARGAAKEKIPTPTERKACLRSIMADNEIDQLIKDSQMKKAEKRAITIVRNWK is encoded by the coding sequence ATGATAGTAGACCTGAACCTTCAAGGAAAATCAGTGATTGTGATTGGAGGTGGTAATGAGGCACAAAAAAGAATCAATTCTCTGATAAAAGAAAAGTGCAATATCATAGTAATTAGTAATAAAGTAACTCCACAAATTAGCAGACTTGTAAAATCAAAGAAAATTCAATTAAAAAAACAAAATATTCAAGATACAAAATTCATTTCTAAACTCAAACCAGACATCATCATTACAACTACTGATGACAAAAAACTTAATCAAAAAATCATCAATATAGGAAAAAAGAAAAAAATTATCACATATAGTTCAGATAATCCAGATGAGAGTGACTTTTCAAATCCAGCTATAATTGATTTTGAAAAAATGATTCAGATTGCAATTTTTACTGGAGGTCGAAGTCCTGCAATGTCAAAAAAACTCAAAAGAAAATCTGAAGAACTCTTTAGAAAAATTATCACAAAAGAAGACATTGGTCAAATTAAAATTCAAAAGATCGCAAGAGGTGCTGCAAAAGAGAAGATTCCCACTCCAACAGAACGAAAAGCATGTCTTCGCAGTATCATGGCTGATAATGAGATTGATCAGTTAATAAAAGACAGTCAAATGAAAAAAGCTGAAAAAAGAGCCATTACAATAGTGAGGAATTGGAAATGA
- the scpB gene encoding SMC-Scp complex subunit ScpB has translation MAKIENIDEATARVEAALYSAGRPLRIEDIVRASGTESRTKTLDILQNIMKKTKSAFKALEVVILPDGSYVMQLKPEYSATVKKYASKPVLPNATLKTLSYIAYQQPISSKQLVEVRGSGVYAHLKELRQLDYITHQNVGRIKIYTTTEKFQKYFGIQGDVEDLKQRLFSKVRKTASARQTTPAPQIVTEVN, from the coding sequence TTGGCCAAAATTGAGAATATAGATGAAGCAACAGCAAGAGTAGAGGCTGCACTTTATTCAGCAGGTAGACCACTCCGAATAGAAGACATAGTCAGAGCCTCAGGCACAGAATCAAGAACAAAGACGCTAGATATTCTCCAAAACATTATGAAAAAGACAAAATCTGCATTCAAAGCATTAGAAGTAGTCATACTTCCAGACGGTTCCTATGTCATGCAACTCAAACCAGAATATAGTGCTACAGTCAAGAAATACGCATCAAAACCAGTTCTTCCAAATGCCACTCTTAAGACATTATCATACATTGCATATCAACAACCAATATCATCAAAACAACTTGTAGAAGTAAGAGGATCCGGAGTTTATGCACATTTGAAAGAACTCAGACAATTAGATTACATTACTCATCAAAATGTTGGAAGAATCAAAATTTACACCACAACAGAAAAGTTCCAAAAATATTTTGGAATACAAGGAGATGTAGAAGATCTAAAACAGAGATTATTCTCAAAAGTAAGGAAAACAGCAAGTGCAAGACAGACAACTCCTGCACCTCAAATTGTAACAGAAGTAAACTAA
- a CDS encoding Lrp/AsnC family transcriptional regulator codes for MDELDKELLNEIQWTFPLVTRPFDAIAKKFNTTPEIVKERLNQLKEIGVLRQLSAIFDTRKLGYTSSLVAMEIEHDKLEYVASQINRHPGVSHNYERDHQFNLWFTLAVPPGSDLKTELDKFNVLKGIKKVRMLPTLQLFKIGVKLDMVDEKKHDVAPTEEKKEIKNVKFEPTEEDKDFIRELQKDMDVIDEPFVKAANNLGMTENELFEKMKHYEEIGVMRRFAAILRHRQVGFTANGMIVWKVPEDKITDVGAQLGAFPQVSHCYERPTYPDWPYNVFSMIHCKTHDEANEMAKTIQDQIHVDDYRILFSSREFKKTRVEYFVENSFSLEETVPAS; via the coding sequence ATGGATGAATTAGACAAAGAACTTCTAAATGAAATCCAGTGGACATTTCCTCTTGTCACTAGACCATTTGATGCAATTGCAAAAAAATTCAATACTACTCCTGAAATTGTAAAAGAACGTCTTAATCAACTAAAAGAAATCGGTGTGTTGAGACAACTTAGTGCAATTTTTGATACTAGAAAACTGGGTTACACTAGTTCATTGGTTGCAATGGAGATTGAACATGACAAATTGGAATATGTTGCAAGTCAAATTAATCGTCACCCTGGTGTTAGTCATAACTATGAACGTGATCATCAATTCAATCTTTGGTTTACTTTGGCTGTTCCTCCTGGATCTGATTTGAAAACAGAACTTGATAAATTCAATGTCTTAAAAGGAATCAAAAAAGTACGAATGCTTCCTACCTTACAGTTATTCAAAATTGGTGTAAAACTTGACATGGTTGATGAAAAAAAACATGATGTTGCTCCAACTGAAGAAAAGAAAGAAATCAAGAATGTAAAATTTGAACCAACTGAAGAAGACAAAGACTTCATCCGTGAATTACAAAAAGATATGGATGTTATCGATGAACCCTTTGTCAAAGCTGCAAATAATCTTGGAATGACTGAAAATGAATTATTTGAAAAGATGAAACATTATGAAGAGATTGGTGTGATGAGAAGATTTGCTGCTATCTTAAGACATAGACAAGTTGGATTTACTGCAAACGGAATGATTGTTTGGAAGGTACCTGAAGATAAGATTACTGATGTTGGAGCACAACTAGGTGCATTTCCTCAAGTAAGTCATTGCTATGAGAGACCTACATACCCTGATTGGCCTTACAATGTCTTTTCTATGATTCATTGTAAAACCCATGATGAAGCAAATGAAATGGCAAAAACTATTCAGGATCAAATCCATGTTGATGACTACAGAATTCTCTTTAGTTCTCGTGAATTCAAAAAAACACGTGTTGAATATTTTGTTGAGAATTCTTTCTCATTAGAAGAAACAGTTCCTGCTTCCTAA
- the hemB gene encoding porphobilinogen synthase — MSFPTRRLRRLRTSEKMRELVQETRLSPSDLICPIFVQEDIKTRIKIESMPSIERLPLDDVTDEVGTISDLGIPAIMLFGIPSNKDETGSSAFDDNGIVQKAISQVRENFGDKIVIMADTCLCQFTSTGHCGVISNNKVDNDASLELLAKTAVSQAKAGMDTSSPSAMMDGQVAAIRNALDDEGFSDVSIMSHAAKHRSNFYSPFRDAAACAPEFGDRKTYQMPYTNAREAMMEVETDINEGVDIVMIKPALSYLDLISETRRRFNIPVAAYSVSGEYALVKAASQLGYVNENEVTDEILSSIKRAGADMIVTYFAKSAAKFMQES, encoded by the coding sequence ATGTCATTTCCTACTAGACGTCTAAGAAGACTAAGAACATCAGAGAAGATGAGAGAATTAGTTCAAGAGACTAGACTGTCTCCAAGTGATTTGATTTGTCCAATTTTTGTTCAAGAGGACATAAAAACTAGAATCAAAATTGAATCAATGCCATCAATTGAAAGACTTCCTTTAGACGATGTCACAGACGAAGTTGGAACTATTAGTGATTTAGGAATTCCTGCAATCATGTTATTTGGAATTCCTAGTAACAAAGATGAAACAGGTTCATCAGCATTTGACGATAACGGGATTGTACAAAAGGCAATTTCTCAAGTTAGAGAGAATTTTGGAGACAAAATAGTAATTATGGCAGATACCTGTCTATGTCAATTTACATCTACAGGACATTGTGGAGTTATTTCTAACAATAAAGTCGATAATGATGCAAGTCTTGAACTTTTAGCAAAAACAGCAGTAAGCCAAGCAAAAGCTGGAATGGATACATCATCACCATCAGCAATGATGGACGGTCAAGTTGCAGCAATAAGAAATGCATTAGATGATGAAGGTTTCTCAGATGTTTCAATAATGTCTCATGCTGCAAAACATCGTTCAAATTTTTATTCACCTTTTAGAGATGCAGCAGCATGTGCTCCAGAATTCGGAGATAGAAAAACATACCAAATGCCTTACACCAACGCAAGAGAAGCAATGATGGAAGTTGAAACTGACATTAATGAAGGAGTAGACATTGTTATGATAAAACCAGCATTATCTTATTTGGATTTGATATCTGAAACAAGAAGAAGATTCAATATTCCAGTAGCTGCATACAGCGTTTCTGGAGAATATGCATTGGTAAAAGCAGCTTCACAATTAGGATATGTAAATGAAAATGAGGTCACTGATGAGATCTTGTCTTCCATTAAAAGAGCAGGGGCAGACATGATTGTTACTTATTTTGCAAAATCTG
- a CDS encoding H/ACA ribonucleoprotein complex subunit GAR1, protein MQEVGEIMHLAGSGRVIIQLSNKLVEGQILCDEKGTRVAKVMELIGPVRRPFASATPLTNNIKRYIGKSVFATEHSPDNSKKKFRRRKK, encoded by the coding sequence TTGCAGGAGGTAGGCGAAATAATGCACCTAGCCGGTAGTGGTAGGGTAATCATTCAACTATCTAACAAATTGGTTGAAGGACAAATACTCTGCGACGAGAAGGGAACTAGAGTTGCGAAAGTAATGGAATTAATTGGTCCAGTAAGGAGACCATTTGCATCCGCAACTCCGTTAACAAACAACATCAAAAGATACATTGGCAAAAGTGTTTTCGCAACAGAACATTCTCCTGACAATTCAAAGAAAAAATTTAGGAGAAGAAAAAAATGA
- a CDS encoding transcription initiation factor IIB, translated as MNALEEQNCPECQATVVNDMQNGELICSGCGVVVADQVADYGPETISSNLEDKMKLARATGQTTYSQHDLGITTEIAISTKDFSGKTINHEVANQMHNLRKWQQRVRVSSPKERRLANVLTKMGETCDGLGLSKNVLETASMIYRNLDGHVDVKGKSVVSITAATIYMACKQCDVVRSLEEIIRGICPPKDVKSKTKLAARYYRTMVMEMGQLTAPVVTMDKYISKIANMTQTEVRVERLALEIAEKTKDSSIADGKAPNGIAAAYLYVSSVLLGQNVLQRDVSSIAGVTEVTIRNRCKEILTNYKLKITLRPSLAKY; from the coding sequence ATGAACGCACTAGAAGAACAAAACTGTCCTGAATGTCAAGCAACAGTAGTTAATGACATGCAGAATGGTGAATTAATCTGCTCTGGTTGCGGTGTAGTAGTCGCAGATCAAGTAGCAGATTATGGTCCAGAAACAATTAGTTCGAATCTTGAAGACAAGATGAAATTAGCAAGAGCAACCGGACAAACAACATATTCCCAACACGATTTGGGAATTACGACTGAGATAGCAATTAGTACAAAGGACTTTAGTGGAAAAACAATCAACCACGAAGTTGCAAACCAAATGCACAATCTCAGAAAGTGGCAACAAAGAGTAAGAGTATCCTCACCAAAAGAGAGACGACTTGCAAATGTTTTAACAAAAATGGGAGAAACATGTGACGGTCTAGGTCTTTCAAAAAATGTGTTGGAGACTGCTTCTATGATATACAGAAACTTGGACGGACATGTTGATGTGAAGGGAAAATCAGTAGTAAGCATTACAGCAGCTACAATTTACATGGCATGCAAACAATGTGATGTAGTAAGATCACTAGAAGAAATTATTCGTGGAATTTGTCCACCAAAAGACGTAAAATCAAAAACAAAACTTGCAGCAAGATACTACAGAACCATGGTTATGGAAATGGGACAACTAACTGCTCCAGTAGTAACTATGGACAAATACATCTCAAAGATAGCAAACATGACACAAACTGAGGTTAGAGTAGAGAGACTAGCCTTGGAAATTGCAGAAAAAACAAAAGACAGTAGTATTGCTGATGGAAAGGCTCCAAATGGAATTGCTGCAGCATACCTGTATGTGTCATCAGTCCTGCTTGGTCAAAACGTACTCCAAAGAGACGTTTCAAGCATTGCAGGAGTAACTGAAGTTACTATCAGAAATAGATGTAAAGAGATTCTAACAAATTACAAACTCAAAATTACTTTGAGACCATCTCTGGCCAAATATTAA
- the sufC gene encoding Fe-S cluster assembly ATPase SufC, with amino-acid sequence MAVLEIKDLHVTREGKEILKGVNLKTGPGEVHAIMGPNGSGKSTLAYTLLAHPKYEVTQGDILLDGESILELTADERAKKGLFLGFQYPTEVSGVGFSHFLRTAYNSLSKALEGDDREVFITVREFQKYLKENLEKVGLKEEFLSRYLNEGFSGGEKKRAEVLQMAVLKPKISILDEPDSGLDIDAVQAVAKAISQVSGKDATVIVITHYARILKFLDKLDYVHVFARGQVLKTGDASLADKLESEGYDWVLEQTA; translated from the coding sequence ATGGCAGTTCTTGAGATTAAAGACCTTCATGTAACAAGAGAAGGAAAAGAAATACTCAAAGGAGTTAATTTGAAAACAGGTCCTGGAGAAGTTCATGCCATTATGGGACCTAACGGTTCAGGAAAAAGTACGCTAGCTTACACATTACTTGCACATCCAAAATACGAAGTTACACAAGGAGATATTTTGTTAGATGGTGAGAGCATTTTAGAATTAACTGCAGATGAAAGAGCAAAGAAAGGATTATTCTTAGGATTCCAATACCCAACAGAAGTTTCTGGTGTAGGTTTCTCTCACTTTCTTAGAACAGCTTACAATTCTCTAAGTAAAGCACTTGAAGGTGATGATAGAGAAGTGTTCATCACAGTAAGAGAATTTCAAAAATATCTTAAAGAAAATCTAGAAAAAGTTGGACTAAAAGAAGAGTTCCTTTCAAGATACCTTAACGAGGGTTTCTCTGGAGGAGAAAAAAAGAGAGCAGAAGTTTTACAGATGGCAGTATTAAAACCAAAAATTTCAATTTTAGATGAACCAGATTCTGGTTTAGATATTGACGCAGTTCAAGCAGTTGCAAAAGCAATCAGTCAAGTTTCAGGTAAAGATGCAACAGTAATTGTCATTACACACTATGCAAGAATTCTAAAATTCTTAGACAAACTTGATTATGTTCACGTATTTGCAAGAGGTCAAGTTCTCAAAACAGGAGATGCATCTCTTGCAGACAAACTCGAATCAGAAGGATATGATTGGGTTTTAGAACAAACTGCATAA
- a CDS encoding chlorite dismutase family protein — protein sequence MSEDNEQYYFNFSFFKVDPKWRWMADLAKEESAKEVENILKNSGIKYRAYSNLGLRDDADFLLWFVGSSLEEIQKAIEKLYKTVFGKYIIPSRTYLSCSRPSIYVKGQGKEHGFVTGMDPKKHVIVYPFTKTREWYLLPQEKRQEIMDEHIEVSKKYPQVILNTTYSFGIHDEDFMLAFEVDNVRDFQDLIMDLRETQVSTYVKNDIPMIVCIKKDIVPLISSLG from the coding sequence ATGTCAGAAGATAATGAACAATATTATTTCAATTTCTCATTTTTCAAAGTTGATCCTAAATGGAGATGGATGGCAGATTTGGCAAAAGAAGAATCTGCAAAAGAAGTTGAAAATATTTTAAAAAATTCAGGAATAAAATACAGAGCATATTCTAATTTAGGATTAAGAGATGATGCAGACTTTCTATTATGGTTTGTTGGAAGTTCATTAGAAGAAATTCAAAAGGCGATAGAAAAATTATACAAAACAGTTTTTGGAAAATACATCATTCCATCTAGGACATATCTATCATGTTCAAGACCATCAATCTATGTTAAAGGACAAGGGAAAGAACATGGATTCGTTACAGGAATGGATCCAAAGAAACACGTCATAGTTTATCCATTTACAAAAACTCGTGAATGGTATCTCTTACCTCAAGAAAAAAGACAAGAGATAATGGATGAACATATTGAAGTGAGTAAAAAATACCCACAAGTAATTCTAAACACAACATACTCTTTTGGAATACATGATGAAGATTTCATGCTAGCATTTGAGGTAGACAATGTTAGAGACTTTCAAGATTTGATAATGGATTTGAGAGAAACTCAAGTTTCAACATACGTAAAAAATGACATTCCTATGATTGTATGTATCAAAAAGGACATTGTGCCATTAATTTCCAGTCTAGGTTAG
- the hemA gene encoding glutamyl-tRNA reductase, whose translation MSQNIINARVTFRNSPIHILERFTIKDIEEAYDQFKKHSGLDECVIIQTCNRIELFGKSKSQEVDKIKKTWASLAGLEEQVFDENMEVEENQNALHHLLKLTSGLDSMVLGEEQILGQIKNSITSARERKASGQHLNTLFDKAIRIGTRIRNNSGIGKGGISVGSMAVKLAEENIDELKTKKTLLIGTGEVSTLVAKSLQRRGYAFDVTSRTLSRSETFCETMGGTPVKFEEILSGFDNYDVIFVATTAPYFLVTYERITEAMKDKNKGMMILDLSNPRTVDEKVATIGGIKLMNLDQIAEMVEKNMNARLNKVKTVESIINEEVSVLEASMKRLEAEPLVKDVFKNIESLREKELQKALQMLDEKDEKRIKIIDELTKAVVESIVSTPMNNIRKASEQGNPEVVDLASKLFDYKKQEQAD comes from the coding sequence ATGAGTCAAAACATCATTAATGCACGTGTAACTTTTCGTAATTCACCAATCCATATTTTAGAACGATTTACAATAAAAGATATTGAAGAGGCATATGACCAATTCAAAAAACATTCAGGATTGGATGAGTGTGTCATAATTCAAACATGCAATAGAATTGAATTATTTGGAAAATCAAAGAGTCAAGAAGTAGACAAGATAAAGAAGACATGGGCATCACTAGCAGGATTAGAAGAGCAAGTTTTTGATGAAAACATGGAAGTTGAAGAGAACCAAAATGCTTTGCACCATTTATTGAAATTAACATCAGGTTTGGATTCTATGGTACTAGGAGAAGAACAAATTTTGGGTCAAATTAAAAATTCTATCACATCTGCAAGAGAAAGAAAAGCATCAGGTCAGCATCTTAACACATTATTTGACAAAGCAATCAGAATAGGAACTAGAATCAGAAACAATAGTGGGATTGGTAAAGGGGGAATTTCAGTTGGTTCAATGGCAGTAAAGCTTGCAGAAGAAAACATTGATGAATTAAAAACAAAAAAGACATTATTGATTGGAACTGGAGAAGTATCCACATTAGTTGCAAAATCATTACAGAGAAGAGGTTATGCATTTGATGTTACCAGTAGAACACTTAGCAGATCAGAAACATTTTGTGAAACAATGGGAGGAACCCCAGTTAAATTTGAAGAAATTCTTTCAGGATTTGACAATTATGATGTAATTTTTGTTGCAACAACCGCACCATATTTTCTTGTAACATATGAACGAATTACAGAAGCAATGAAAGATAAAAACAAAGGCATGATGATTTTGGATTTATCAAATCCAAGAACAGTAGATGAGAAGGTTGCAACCATAGGTGGAATAAAACTGATGAATCTTGATCAAATTGCAGAAATGGTTGAAAAGAACATGAATGCTAGATTAAACAAGGTCAAAACCGTTGAAAGTATAATTAACGAAGAAGTATCTGTATTAGAAGCCTCGATGAAAAGACTAGAAGCAGAACCATTAGTAAAAGATGTATTCAAGAATATTGAATCACTTAGAGAAAAAGAGTTACAAAAAGCACTTCAGATGTTAGATGAAAAAGATGAGAAAAGAATCAAAATTATTGATGAATTAACCAAAGCAGTAGTAGAGAGTATTGTTTCAACACCAATGAACAATATCAGAAAAGCATCCGAGCAAGGTAATCCAGAGGTAGTTGACTTGGCAAGCAAGCTCTTTGACTATAAAAAACAAGAACAGGCTGACTAA
- a CDS encoding 30S ribosomal protein S8e: MRKSVENLATSKTTGGRRHPLRIRRKYETDRYPNEAVTGAQVTVTRTVRGKNRKTAVKTIDFVNLATGDAKVKKAKILKVLDNTTNNDYKRRGIITKGAILETQEGKCKVVSKPGQNGIVNAILVKE, translated from the coding sequence GTGAGAAAATCAGTAGAAAATTTAGCAACCAGTAAAACAACTGGAGGAAGAAGACATCCACTTAGAATTAGAAGAAAGTATGAAACTGATAGATATCCAAATGAAGCAGTAACAGGAGCTCAAGTTACAGTAACAAGAACAGTTCGTGGAAAGAATAGAAAGACAGCTGTTAAGACAATTGATTTTGTTAATCTTGCAACAGGAGATGCAAAAGTAAAGAAAGCAAAAATTCTCAAAGTGTTAGACAATACAACAAACAATGATTACAAAAGACGTGGCATTATTACAAAAGGTGCAATACTAGAAACACAAGAAGGTAAATGCAAAGTAGTTTCTAAACCAGGACAAAACGGAATCGTTAACGCAATTTTAGTAAAGGAATAA
- a CDS encoding signal recognition particle subunit SRP19/SEC65 family protein, which yields MKDYEHIVIWLDYFNKNLKKSKGRRLGLEKCVFDPSLKELTDAAKAAGFEITESDDKVRFPKRPFVRSGYVVLPKGSSKTKILNKISEKLVAKRSKQSK from the coding sequence ATGAAAGATTACGAACACATCGTAATCTGGTTGGATTATTTCAACAAGAATTTAAAAAAATCAAAAGGTAGAAGACTAGGATTAGAAAAATGTGTTTTCGATCCTTCATTAAAAGAATTGACAGATGCTGCAAAAGCTGCAGGATTTGAAATTACAGAATCAGATGACAAAGTAAGATTTCCAAAAAGACCATTTGTTAGGTCAGGGTATGTTGTTTTGCCAAAAGGATCCTCCAAGACAAAAATTCTTAACAAAATTTCCGAAAAACTTGTTGCAAAAAGGTCCAAACAATCAAAATAA